The genomic segment TACGTTGTTAACCGTTATGCCGTGCGGCCCCAGTTCGCGGGCCAGTGTCTTGGCCCAGCCGGCAACCGCTGCCCGGATAGTATTGGAAACACCCAGCCCGGCAATGGGTTCTTTCACCGAAGTTGAAATGATGTTGACGATGCGACCGTGCCGCACCTGTTTCATGCCAGGCAATAACGCCTGCAGCAGCACCTGGTTGGCGACGAGGTGCTGGCGAAACGCGGCGAGGTAGCTGTCCGGATCGGCCTCGGCCGCGCTGCCGGGTGGCGGACCGCCGGAATTGTTGATCAGCACCGTGTAGGGGCGCCGTCTGCTTTTCTCGCTGATCATCTTGCCAAGCGCGGTGCTGTCGGCTACATCGATGGCGACGAAATCGTGGCTGGAGGAATTGGCCAGCCCCGCGGCTACATCGTGTAGTGCACTCTCATTACGCGCCAGCAGGGTGAGGCAAAAGCCGTCTGCTGCCAGCCGCTGTGCAACGGCGGCGCCGATGCCGCGGCTTGCGCCGCAAACCAGTGCGTGCCGGTCCTCATTGCTCATTGCAGCTTCCTGCGACCCGAAAGCCCCATGTTAGCGCGACTTGCTGCCGGGAACATTCTGGTAGGCCGAGCACAGTACGGTGATGCGCTCTTTTGGCTGGTCCAGCGGCATGGCGCTGAGCCTGCCGCCCCAGACGCAGCCGCTGTCCAGTCCGTAGACGCCGGCGTCCTCTATATCGCCCAGCGTGGACCAGTGGCCGAAAATGACCGGCGCGCCGGACGTGTTACGACCGGGTACGCGGAACCAGGGCAGGTAGCCCGCAGGTTCGGTTCCTGGCGAGCCTTTAGCGTCAAGCTGCATCCTGCCGTCGGCATCACAGTAACGCAGCCGTGTCAGCGCGTTGACGATGCAGCGTAACCGTGCCGTTCCGGTCAGTGTATCGCTCCATGCTGCTGGCTCGTCACCGTACATGTCGCGAAGAAAATCATCGCACCGGTCACTGCGCAGGGTGCTTTCCACTTCGGCGGCGCAATGCAGTGTCTGGGTTATATCCCACTGTGGCAGCACGCCCGCGTGTACCATCAGGAAACCGGACTGGTAGATTGCCAGTGGACGACTGCGCAACCAGTCGGTCAGTTCATCGCAATCGGGTGCGGCCAGCACCGCACCCAGCGTGTCGCGCTTCTTCTGTTTCGCGTGTCCTGCGTGCACCGCAAGCAGGTGCAGGTCGTGGTTGCCCAACACACACAAGGCGCGTTCACCGAGTTCTTTTACCAGCCGCAGCGTAGCCAGCGAATCCGGCCCGCGATTGACCAGGTCGCCGGTAAACCACAGGCGGTCATGCTCAGGATCGAATGCCAGTTTTTCGAGGAGCTGCACGAGCGGGGTGTGGCAACCCTGGATGTCGCCAATCGCATAGTCAGTCATCGTGTATCAGTTCAGCGTGCCGGGGGCAGCCAGGGTAAATGGCGCGATCATCGCGTCAAAATCCTCGCCGTCGTCGCCACGCATGCCATAGCTGCCGTGCATCGATCCTACCGGGGTATCCAGCACCGCACCGCTGGAGTATCGAAAGGTCTCGCCGGGCGCAATACGCGGCTGTTCGCCGACTACGCCGTCGCCACGAACTTCCTGCACGTTGCCATTGGCGTCAGTGATGATCCAGTGCCGGGTCAGCAGCTGTGCCGCAGCGTCTCCCTGGTTGCTGATGCTGATGGTGTAGGAAAAGACGTATCGTTCATTGACCGGGTCCGACTGCTGGTCAATGTAGTCGGTGTCGACTTTAATCCGGAAATCGCTCATGCAGTTGTCGCCGCTTTGTTCAGCGTACGCGTACGGCAAGCACGTCACACGGTGCCGCGTGCAGAACCGTGTCTTCGGTGTAGTTGACCAGGATGGCGACACCGTGACGCTCGCGGCTGCCCAGTACGATCAGGTCGGCGTCTAAATCCTCGGCAACCTGCACGAGTTCGGCCTTGATGTTGCCCACCCGGACCAGCTGCGGAACGTCTGCCATGTCGTGCTGCTGTGCCAGCCCGGCCAGCCGTGTTTCCGCGCTGGTGCGCAGGTCGTCCGAGAGTTCCACACTGGGCAGCAATGCCTCACCCATCGGTTCGACCGGTACGTATTCGATAACGTGCAGCAGCGTCAGGCTGGCTCCGTAGCGGCCGGCGAGCTCTTTGGCACGCTGGCAGACAGCCTCGCTGTGCTCACTGAGGTCCAATGCGACCAGTATCTGTCGGTAGGTTTCCATGACCTGATTCTACCAGCCCTGCGCCTGTCAGTGACGACCCGCCTGGGCGCTGATCGAGGCAAAACCCGCCGGTGAAACCGTTTCGGGGCGTGCCTGCGGGTCGATGCCGGCAGCTTCGATGTCTGCTGCCGTTGCCAGCCCGCCCAGCGCGTTGCGCAGCGTCTTGCGGCGGTGACTGAAAGCCTCGCGCACCAATCGCGCAAACAGGGTGTGATCGTCAATGGCAAAAGGTGGTCGGGCATGCGGCACCAGCCGCACAATTGCACTGTCGACTTTCGGTGGCGGGTTGAACGCGCCGCTGCCGACATCAAACAGGTGCTCGGCCGATGCGGCTGCAGCCAGCATGACCGTCAATCGGCCATAGGTTTTGCTGCCGGGACTGGCGGTTATGCGCCGGACCACCTCGCGTTGCAGCATGAACAGCATGTCAGTGATCGCCCCGGCGCTGCCGATCAGGTGGAATAACAACGGCGTGGATATGTTGTAGGGCAGGTTGCCAAACACACGCAATCCGCTGCCAAGCGCAGCAAAATCAAATTTCAGTGCATCGCCTTCGTGTACGCGCAGTGAGTGTTCAGCGGCAAACTGTTCGCGTGTCAGGGCGGCGAGGTCCCGGTCGATCTCGATGACATCAAGGCTGCCGCTGCGTTCGAGCACGCGCCGGGTGAGGGCGCCGCGTCCGGGGCCGATTTCGACCAGCCGTTGCCCTGGTTGAGGGTCAAGGGCGTTGACGATACGTTCGATAACTGCGGGGTCATGCAGGAAGTGCTGGCCAAAGCGTTTGCGAACCGGCATGTCAGGCGCGGCGGCGGGCCAGCCTGACTGCCAGCTCGATTGCTGCGGCAAGGCTGCCTGCATCGGCTTTGCCGCTGCCTGCCAGGTCGAACGCTGTGCCGTGATCGACTGACGTTCTTACAAAGGGCAGCCCCAGGGTCACGTTGACTGCAGTGCCAAAGCCGGAATATTTCAGCACCGGCAGCCCCTGGTCGTGGTACATCGCCAGCACCGCATCGGCCTCGGCGAGGTTGCGCGGCAAGAACAGCGTGTCGGCTGGCAGCGGTCCGGTCAGACGCAGTCCCTCACCACGCAGATTTTTCAGCGTCGGCGTAATTGTTTCGATTTCCTCGTGGCCCAGTTCACCGGATTCGCCGGCATGCGGGTTGAGGCCACAAACGAGGATGTGTGGGTCAGCAATATCGAATTGCCCGGCCAGGTCGCGATGCAGCACGCGCAGGACGCTTTCCAGTCGCCGCGGCGTAATAGCGGCAGGCACCTGTGCCAGGGGCAAATGAGTCGTTGCCAGCGCCACTCGCAGGCGCTCGGTGCAGAGCATCATGACCGGTGTGATGTCGTCACCGCAGGCGGCGGCGATGAATTCGGTATGACCGCTGAAGGGCAGGCCGGACTGGCAGATAACTGCCTTGCTGACCGGAGCGGTCACGATAGCGTCGGCGTCACCGCGCAGGCAGGCTTCAGTCGCCTGCCTGATGCTGTCGACAACCCCGGCGGCATTGGCCGGATCAGGCCTGCCGGCCCGCACCGCTGCCGGAAAATGCAGCGGGCGGACCTGCAGCCGGCCGCGCTGATGCATTGTTGCGTTTTCCTCGGCGGCAAGCGTATCAACAGTTACTCGCAGGCCGGTTTCGGTTGCACGTTGCTGCAGTACATCCGGATCGCCGATAACGGTGATAGCCGCCGGCCACGGCAGCGCGGCAATCTCCAGGCAAATATCGGGACCAATCCCGGCGGGGTCGCCGGGAGTAAGGATCAGGCGGACGGCAGACTCATTCAAAAGCCGGTTCAGATTCTCTTTTCAACGTACGCTTCATTGCGCAGCTGGCGAATCCACTCCTGCGCCTGTTCCTCAAACTTCCGGGCGCGCAGCGCCTGCGCCGCCTGGTTACGCCGTTTTTCCAGCGTTGCGTCGCGTTCCCGCCTGTCCAGCAATTGCACGATGTGCCAACCAAACTGTGTCCGAAACGGCTGCGAGTACTCGTTTTTTTCCAACCCGTCGAGCTGCAGCTCGAATTCGGGAACGAACGCGCCACGGTCGATCCAGCCAAGGTCGCCGCCGTTGGCAGCGCTGCCCTTGTCATTGGAGATCTCGCGGGCAATGTCGGCAAAGTCTTCGCCGGCATTCACCCGTTCCAGGATCTGTGCCAGCTGGTCGCGAGCCTGCTCTTCGCTGATGACCTGGTTGGGCTGGATCAGGATATGGCGAGCATGACGCTGTTCCGTGACTACCTTTTCAACACCGCGTACATCTTTAAGCTTAACGATGTGAAATCCGCCGGGGCTTTCGATTGGTGCGGAAATATCGCCCGGGTCCATGGCCACCACCTGTTCGGCAAAAATGGATGGCAGCGCATTGGGCTTCAGAAACCCCAGATTGCCACGATTCGTCAGCACCGCAGGCGCATTGGAGTAGGCGATGGCAAGGGGGCCGAAGTCATCGCCGTCGGACAGTCGCTTGTGCAGATCGTCGGCTTTCTCGCGGGCTGCCGCTATTTGTTCCTCGCCGGCATCTGCCGGTGTGGCGATCAGGATATGCAGCACCTCGTACTCGATATCGTCCGCCGGGCTTTTTGCGAGAGCCTCATCGACCTCGGCACGCGTTACGAATACACGCGAGCCAACATCGCGTGCACGCAGCTGCTCCAGCACCATTTCCTCGCGCAGTTCTGCGCGGAAGCGTGCATAGTCAATTCCCTCGCGGGCCAGTGCCGCGGGCAGTTCACCTAACGTCAGGTTGTTTCGCTGCGCGACCATGGCCAGCGAACGGTTGATTTCGTCGTCGGAAATTGCCAGCTCGAGTCGATCTGCGCGCTGCAGTTGCAGTTGCTTGACGATCAGGCTTTCCAGAACCTGCGCCCTGAGCACGTCGCGCGGTGGCAGGGCGACGCCCTGTGCAGACAGGCCGAGAGTGACAGTTTCGATCTGGCGGTCCAGTTCGCTTTGCAGTACGACGCCATCATTGACGACAGCAACTATGCGATCGAGCAGCTGTCCCGAGGTGCTGAGCTCGGCGTGCGCGAAGCCGGCACTGGCCAGCCACAGGCAGAGCAGGGTGAATTTGAGAGTTTTCATCAGACTAGTTGTTGGTGCGGTAGCCAAGAATACCATCCTCCAGCAGCAAATCGGCGCGACCGCCGACGCTGGCAAGGCCCTTGAAATGAATTTGTGTAAACAATGCGGTGTCCTTTTCGCCATCGCGGTTGTTGACGAAGTTTCGCGATACGACACGCGCCACCCAGCAGCAGGTTTCGTATTCTACCCCGGCAAAACGCTCCAGAGTCGTACTGTCCTGCAAAGAGTAATTCCAGCGGCCGACCAGGTTCCAGCGTTTCGCGACCGGCCAGGCGAAGGAGAGATCGGACTGCTCCAGTTCCTCGCGGCGAAAACGGTAGGCAAGGTTGACGATGCGGCCCTCATCGGGGCGAAACTGTACTCGCACCTCGGCCTTGGACGACTGGGTTGAGTCCGGGTCCCACTGGTAGCCGACGTCGGCGTTCCATTTGCGACTGAAGTCCATTCCGACTTCAGCGATCAGGTTCGATGCATTGGCCGTTGGCGTCGCGGCGTCGGGCAGAGCCACGCCGCGTTTACTCAGGAACAGTGCCTGGCCGAACGTTGCGGTCAGGTATTCCCGGCCGTCAGCAAAGTCCAGCAGCCGCGATGTGACGCCGATACTGATCTTGTCGGTATCGCCGAGACGATCGCCACCGGTGAAGCGATTCTGGCGAAATAACTGCACGTTGTTGAAATCCGGCTCGCCGCTGTCGAATACCGGGATGTCAGACTGGTCGCGATAGGGGATATGAGTGAATTGCACCCGCGGTTCCAGCGTCTGGGTAAGCTTGCCCAGCGCGCCTA from the Gammaproteobacteria bacterium genome contains:
- a CDS encoding SDR family oxidoreductase, with the translated sequence MSNEDRHALVCGASRGIGAAVAQRLAADGFCLTLLARNESALHDVAAGLANSSSHDFVAIDVADSTALGKMISEKSRRRPYTVLINNSGGPPPGSAAEADPDSYLAAFRQHLVANQVLLQALLPGMKQVRHGRIVNIISTSVKEPIAGLGVSNTIRAAVAGWAKTLARELGPHGITVNNVLPGYTDTERLQQIFAHQAQRAERTVDEIIELRRAEVPVGRFAEPAEIAAAVAFLASDEAAYVNGINLPVDGGRTRSQ
- a CDS encoding symmetrical bis(5'-nucleosyl)-tetraphosphatase, coding for MTDYAIGDIQGCHTPLVQLLEKLAFDPEHDRLWFTGDLVNRGPDSLATLRLVKELGERALCVLGNHDLHLLAVHAGHAKQKKRDTLGAVLAAPDCDELTDWLRSRPLAIYQSGFLMVHAGVLPQWDITQTLHCAAEVESTLRSDRCDDFLRDMYGDEPAAWSDTLTGTARLRCIVNALTRLRYCDADGRMQLDAKGSPGTEPAGYLPWFRVPGRNTSGAPVIFGHWSTLGDIEDAGVYGLDSGCVWGGRLSAMPLDQPKERITVLCSAYQNVPGSKSR
- the apaG gene encoding Co2+/Mg2+ efflux protein ApaG; this translates as MSDFRIKVDTDYIDQQSDPVNERYVFSYTISISNQGDAAAQLLTRHWIITDANGNVQEVRGDGVVGEQPRIAPGETFRYSSGAVLDTPVGSMHGSYGMRGDDGEDFDAMIAPFTLAAPGTLN
- a CDS encoding universal stress protein, with translation METYRQILVALDLSEHSEAVCQRAKELAGRYGASLTLLHVIEYVPVEPMGEALLPSVELSDDLRTSAETRLAGLAQQHDMADVPQLVRVGNIKAELVQVAEDLDADLIVLGSRERHGVAILVNYTEDTVLHAAPCDVLAVRVR
- the rsmA gene encoding 16S rRNA (adenine(1518)-N(6)/adenine(1519)-N(6))-dimethyltransferase RsmA, encoding MPVRKRFGQHFLHDPAVIERIVNALDPQPGQRLVEIGPGRGALTRRVLERSGSLDVIEIDRDLAALTREQFAAEHSLRVHEGDALKFDFAALGSGLRVFGNLPYNISTPLLFHLIGSAGAITDMLFMLQREVVRRITASPGSKTYGRLTVMLAAAASAEHLFDVGSGAFNPPPKVDSAIVRLVPHARPPFAIDDHTLFARLVREAFSHRRKTLRNALGGLATAADIEAAGIDPQARPETVSPAGFASISAQAGRH
- the pdxA gene encoding 4-hydroxythreonine-4-phosphate dehydrogenase PdxA, whose protein sequence is MNESAVRLILTPGDPAGIGPDICLEIAALPWPAAITVIGDPDVLQQRATETGLRVTVDTLAAEENATMHQRGRLQVRPLHFPAAVRAGRPDPANAAGVVDSIRQATEACLRGDADAIVTAPVSKAVICQSGLPFSGHTEFIAAACGDDITPVMMLCTERLRVALATTHLPLAQVPAAITPRRLESVLRVLHRDLAGQFDIADPHILVCGLNPHAGESGELGHEEIETITPTLKNLRGEGLRLTGPLPADTLFLPRNLAEADAVLAMYHDQGLPVLKYSGFGTAVNVTLGLPFVRTSVDHGTAFDLAGSGKADAGSLAAAIELAVRLARRRA
- a CDS encoding molecular chaperone SurA, with product MKTLKFTLLCLWLASAGFAHAELSTSGQLLDRIVAVVNDGVVLQSELDRQIETVTLGLSAQGVALPPRDVLRAQVLESLIVKQLQLQRADRLELAISDDEINRSLAMVAQRNNLTLGELPAALAREGIDYARFRAELREEMVLEQLRARDVGSRVFVTRAEVDEALAKSPADDIEYEVLHILIATPADAGEEQIAAAREKADDLHKRLSDGDDFGPLAIAYSNAPAVLTNRGNLGFLKPNALPSIFAEQVVAMDPGDISAPIESPGGFHIVKLKDVRGVEKVVTEQRHARHILIQPNQVISEEQARDQLAQILERVNAGEDFADIAREISNDKGSAANGGDLGWIDRGAFVPEFELQLDGLEKNEYSQPFRTQFGWHIVQLLDRRERDATLEKRRNQAAQALRARKFEEQAQEWIRQLRNEAYVEKRI